In a genomic window of Deltaproteobacteria bacterium:
- a CDS encoding UvrD-helicase domain-containing protein — MNGSTPSKRLTLVAASAGSGKTHRLTQEVLAALDPQAGAPLSVDQLLAVTFTRKAAAELASRVRAALVRQGAFVEASRLPLALIGTVHATCLRLLRELAFDAGRSPHLEPLGDEAELLLRQSLDEALPLELVERLQTLADRWHVAYDDRRHRSGWVGVVRELMNLARANRLRPEALDAMANRSAEGFLALFPPPSGKAERLDAELGKALRAAEAALDALNSPIKLTLDGLAEVREARRLFDLGPLPWARWAKLSELDAGATGRTAVAPLHAAAGAFVHHPRFHAELHELLDGLFQAARMGLSAYADWKARHLVVDYTDMVDATLELLELPTAREELASRLELLVVDEFQDTDPLQLALFTRLHALIGRSVWVGDRKQCIFSFTGADPALMEAVTEWAARTHQAHELLPFNYRSRPELVELTSELFARAFAPHGMPPEEVRTQASRETPAALAALPPLGLCSVDGKKNETVAAGLARLVRRLLDDPETTPVLDPRSGIVRPCRAGDLAVLVRRNQEADDLAQALSQLGVPAAIARRGLLDTPEGTLLRAAITRTLDRRNRLAEAELEALSGWIGAEPEAWLAARLEAAKVAMKGESPEESPTASGTAPASCPCAWVQAVDALRPQLVELSPSELVDRLLEALDAGEACARWPEPVQRVANLDALRGLARAYEELCRRRREPATPSGLLRFFDEVSEEDRPGGERLDAQHFRTGDEVVTISTYHRAKGLEWPVVVLSSLDAAPKDKTFGLSAESDRATFDPEDPLGGRWIRYWPQPIAGEAHKALAARAGTTAVGQRAVRLETQERLRLLYVGFTRARDHLVLALRERNLKQGRRRYATWLEELRDAKGAPLLELPEPGAAGAATVTLPSGTTIPARAWDLVADPAKDARTPAPSSPPRRFAGRPGPGARPSYRISPSKAREDWPSLPTATVLAAHDLGARLGFAPREDEEWTELGTLVHALFAADPGPRAVEERRRRATRLIDAAGFSGRLDLAELFAQADALARYLEARWPGARSRRELPVVALLSHPAGTRRLQGTIDLLLETPSGAVVLDHKCYPDKGEAGCRARSDELSPQLVAYATALRRLGREVPTGLLHFPLSGYCLELELPQVGP; from the coding sequence ATGAACGGCTCGACCCCCTCGAAGCGCCTCACCCTTGTCGCTGCCAGCGCGGGGAGCGGCAAGACCCACCGGCTGACGCAGGAGGTGCTCGCCGCCCTGGACCCGCAGGCGGGCGCACCGCTCTCGGTCGACCAGCTTCTCGCGGTGACCTTCACGCGCAAGGCCGCGGCCGAGCTCGCGTCCCGCGTGCGCGCCGCGCTCGTGCGCCAGGGGGCCTTTGTCGAGGCGAGCCGGCTGCCCCTCGCGCTCATCGGCACGGTGCACGCGACCTGTCTCCGGTTGCTGCGCGAGCTGGCCTTCGACGCGGGGCGCTCGCCGCACCTCGAGCCGCTCGGCGACGAGGCCGAGCTCCTCTTGCGGCAGAGCCTCGATGAGGCGCTCCCCCTCGAGCTGGTCGAGCGGCTCCAGACCCTCGCCGATAGGTGGCACGTCGCCTACGATGACCGGAGGCACCGTTCGGGCTGGGTCGGTGTCGTGCGCGAGCTCATGAACCTAGCCCGCGCGAATCGCCTGCGCCCCGAGGCGCTCGACGCCATGGCGAATCGCTCCGCCGAGGGGTTCCTCGCCCTCTTTCCTCCGCCGTCGGGGAAGGCCGAGCGACTCGACGCGGAGCTCGGCAAGGCCCTGCGCGCGGCCGAGGCGGCGCTCGACGCCTTGAACAGTCCCATCAAGCTTACGCTTGACGGCCTCGCTGAGGTGCGTGAGGCACGCCGGCTCTTCGACCTCGGGCCCCTTCCCTGGGCGCGTTGGGCCAAGCTCTCGGAGCTCGACGCCGGCGCAACGGGCCGGACCGCCGTCGCCCCGCTGCACGCCGCGGCGGGCGCGTTCGTCCATCACCCGCGCTTTCACGCCGAGCTGCACGAGCTCTTGGACGGGCTGTTCCAGGCCGCGAGGATGGGGCTTTCGGCCTACGCCGACTGGAAGGCCCGCCACCTGGTCGTGGACTACACCGACATGGTCGACGCAACGCTCGAGCTCCTCGAGCTCCCGACGGCGCGCGAGGAGCTCGCCTCTCGGCTCGAGCTCCTCGTGGTGGACGAGTTTCAGGACACCGATCCCTTGCAGCTCGCCCTCTTCACGCGTTTGCACGCCCTCATCGGTCGCTCGGTCTGGGTCGGAGATCGCAAGCAGTGCATCTTCAGCTTCACCGGCGCCGATCCCGCGCTGATGGAGGCGGTGACCGAGTGGGCCGCGCGCACACACCAGGCCCACGAGCTGCTTCCTTTCAACTATCGCTCCCGGCCGGAGCTCGTCGAGCTCACCTCGGAGCTCTTCGCGCGCGCCTTCGCCCCTCACGGGATGCCGCCCGAGGAGGTGCGCACGCAGGCCAGCCGCGAGACGCCCGCGGCGCTCGCGGCCCTCCCGCCCCTCGGGCTCTGCTCCGTCGACGGGAAGAAGAACGAAACGGTGGCAGCGGGCCTCGCACGCCTCGTGCGGCGCCTCCTCGACGATCCCGAAACCACGCCGGTCCTCGACCCGCGCAGCGGGATCGTGAGGCCCTGTCGCGCGGGCGATCTGGCGGTCCTCGTCCGAAGGAACCAGGAGGCCGATGACCTCGCCCAGGCCTTGAGCCAGCTCGGCGTGCCGGCGGCGATCGCTCGTCGCGGGCTCCTCGACACGCCCGAAGGTACGCTCCTGCGCGCCGCGATCACGCGCACGCTCGACCGGCGAAATCGGCTCGCCGAGGCCGAGCTCGAGGCCCTCTCCGGCTGGATCGGCGCCGAACCCGAGGCCTGGCTCGCCGCGCGGCTCGAAGCGGCGAAGGTCGCGATGAAGGGCGAGAGCCCCGAGGAGTCGCCCACCGCGAGCGGGACCGCGCCCGCGAGCTGTCCATGCGCCTGGGTGCAAGCCGTCGACGCGCTCCGCCCCCAGCTCGTCGAGCTGTCACCGAGCGAGCTCGTGGACCGGCTGCTCGAGGCGCTGGACGCGGGCGAGGCGTGCGCGCGCTGGCCCGAACCGGTCCAGCGGGTCGCGAACCTCGACGCGCTGCGTGGGCTCGCTCGCGCTTACGAGGAGCTCTGCCGCCGCCGCCGGGAGCCCGCCACGCCTTCGGGCCTCCTGCGTTTCTTCGACGAGGTGAGCGAGGAAGATCGCCCCGGAGGCGAGCGGCTCGACGCCCAGCACTTCCGCACCGGCGACGAGGTCGTCACGATCTCGACCTACCACCGCGCCAAAGGGCTCGAGTGGCCGGTGGTCGTGCTCTCGAGCCTCGACGCCGCGCCCAAGGACAAGACCTTCGGGCTGAGCGCGGAGTCCGACCGCGCGACCTTTGACCCCGAGGATCCGCTCGGCGGGCGATGGATCCGCTACTGGCCCCAGCCCATCGCCGGGGAGGCGCACAAGGCCCTCGCCGCGAGGGCCGGGACGACGGCCGTCGGGCAGCGCGCCGTGCGCCTCGAAACGCAGGAGCGCCTACGCCTGCTCTATGTCGGCTTCACACGAGCGCGCGACCATCTCGTCCTCGCGCTGCGCGAGAGGAACCTCAAGCAGGGGCGACGGCGCTACGCGACCTGGCTCGAGGAGCTTCGCGATGCAAAGGGCGCCCCCCTGCTCGAGCTGCCCGAGCCGGGGGCGGCCGGCGCCGCGACGGTTACGCTCCCATCCGGTACGACGATCCCCGCGCGCGCCTGGGACCTGGTCGCGGACCCAGCAAAGGACGCCCGCACGCCCGCGCCGAGCTCGCCCCCGCGTCGCTTCGCCGGACGCCCTGGACCCGGGGCGCGGCCGAGCTATCGCATTTCGCCCTCGAAGGCCCGCGAGGATTGGCCGAGCCTCCCCACGGCGACGGTCCTCGCCGCCCACGACCTGGGTGCGCGCCTCGGCTTTGCGCCGAGGGAGGACGAGGAGTGGACCGAGCTCGGCACCCTGGTCCACGCCCTCTTCGCCGCCGACCCGGGTCCCCGCGCGGTGGAGGAGCGCCGCCGCAGGGCCACCCGCCTCATCGACGCGGCGGGCTTTTCGGGCCGCCTCGACCTCGCCGAGCTCTTCGCGCAGGCCGACGCGCTCGCCCGCTACCTCGAGGCCCGCTGGCCCGGGGCGCGCTCCCGCCGCGAGCTCCCCGTCGTCGCGCTGCTCTCGCACCCCGCCGGCACGCGCCGCCTGCAGGGGACGATCGATCTCTTGCTCGAGACCCCCTCGGGCGCCGTGGTCCTCGACCATAAGTGCTACCCAGATAAGGGAGAGGCCGGCTGTCGCGCGCGCAGCGACGAGCTCTCGCCGCAACTCGTGGCCTACGCCACCGCGCTCCGTCGCCTGGGCCGCGAGGTCCCGACCGGGCTCTTGCACTTCCCCCTTAGCGGCTACTGCCTCGAGCTCGAGCTACCGCAGGTGGGGCCTTGA